The Oceanispirochaeta sp. genomic sequence AGTCCAGCTTCTTCAGGGCTATACGCATCATCAAAGGGTTCGGTTTGCCGACAAAGTAGGCCTTTCTTCCGGTAGAGAGTTCGATGGGACTGATCAGGGCACCCGTGGAAGGAGCTATTCCATTTTCAACCGGTCCCGTCAGGTCAGGATTGGTACCGATCAGCTTGGCTCCCCGGCGCACCAGATTGACGGCATGAATCAGGGTTTCCATATTGTAACCCCTGTAATCACCGACCACTACATAGTCCGGATTAACATCATTCATGGAAAACCCGGCATCATAGAGGGCATTAATCAGTCCTGCTTCACCGATGACGTAGGCACTTCCGCCGGGACACTGGGATTTCAGAAAACCTGCCGTAGCCAGAGCACTTGTATAAAAATGATTTTTTGTGACCTCGATGCCTAATCGGGAAAGCTTCTGCTGCAGTTCCATGGGAGAGCGCTCGCTGGCATTTGTTACAAAAAGGAATTTTTTCCCCTCATCCTGCAGCCATTTTACAAATTCCAAAGCGCCGGGCAAAAGCTTGTTCCCGTGATATATGACTCCATCCATGTCGCATATGAATGCATTTTTACTCTGCATGTTTTCCATTAAGATTCCTTATGTATATGTATATTATACAGTATTGAAGTCTAAATAAGAATCCTGACCAGGCCGAATACATAGACAAAGAGCCACCATAGATAGGCGATTCCGGTGTATCTGATAAGATTTATAGATAAGGGAAGATCCCGGTTCTTACCCAGAAAGTGTTTCCAGAGTAAAACTGATTCTATCATCATGCCCAGCAAGGCCAGATAGCCAAGGACACCGTGAAATGTCAGACCCCTGTTGGTCGAGCCCAGAATCATCAGTCCAGTGGCACAGATATCCGACAGGACGGCTAGACTCAGAACAATCGGGGTTGTAAGGGTCAGTTTCTCAGATTTTCTCTTTAAAATAAAGAATACCGTATATAAGATGAAAGCAAGATTTACAAGAGAGATTCCAAACATTAAAGACTGATTCATATGACCTCATTGTATTTCATAATTTGAAGGATTCATGACAATCATAATGAATTTTATCAGGATGGGACAGTTTCTCTCCATAAATTTGCATTTCTCTGTTCATAAGGAATATAGCAGGCCCTGTTCCCTCCCTGAAAACTTCCCAGAAGAGACTGAATCCTTTCGGTCATGGATTCCAGTGCCTGATTGATCAGTGCGGGATCATACCCTCCCAGGCCCAGATCCAGTGTCCATTCAAGACTTGTGATCCTCCCGAGAATACGGCCGAAATCCACTTTTTTTCTCTGAGCCATATCGGGATTGATGGAAAAGCCGGTCATCCTTTTCATTCGCTCGGCAATCTTGGATGTCAGAGGATGTGTTTTCAGGGCTGATGACATATTAAAGTTTTTCATCAGGTTCATGTGTTTGATGAATTGGTCGGCAACCTGCTGGTAAATGACATCGTTAGAGCCCTCAAAGATTTGAAAGGGACGGCTGTCTACTACGGATCTACCGGCGATATGACTGAGTTTGTACCCCTTGGCACCCACCAGCTGCAGCAGGGATTGGGAGGCATTCTGCATCATGTCGCTCAGCACCGTCTTATGGATGTTGGCTTCCAGAGATTTTCCGGAAAGATCATTTTCGATAGAAGAGATCCCTGCGGCATGGCGGCAGAAGGCAGAAGAAATTGTGAAATCAGCCTGAAGATCGGAGAGACGTTTTTGAACCTGGTCGTAGGAAAAAAGAGATTTCCCGCTTACCATACGCTGCTCCGTATGCCTCACTGCCTCATCCAGCATTCGATGAATAAACCCTGTTGCCATTCCGGAGAATCTCATCCTGCTGCGATGCAGCAAATCCTGCATCAGCCGTATCCCTGATTTCTGCGGAATCAGCCTGTGATGGAATGGCACTTCCACATCCACCTGATTGAGGGCATAGGGAATCATATAGAGGCCCAGGTTTGAAAAGGTTTCTATGGGTTTGACATATTGTCTGGGATCCGAGGAATCACAGATAAAGAAATCAATATCCCGTTTCAATTCAGAGGGTCCCTTCTTTTCTCTGGCC encodes the following:
- a CDS encoding HAD-IIA family hydrolase — protein: MENMQSKNAFICDMDGVIYHGNKLLPGALEFVKWLQDEGKKFLFVTNASERSPMELQQKLSRLGIEVTKNHFYTSALATAGFLKSQCPGGSAYVIGEAGLINALYDAGFSMNDVNPDYVVVGDYRGYNMETLIHAVNLVRRGAKLIGTNPDLTGPVENGIAPSTGALISPIELSTGRKAYFVGKPNPLMMRIALKKLDCKREETVIVGDRMDTDIIAGIESEIDTVLVLSGVTKREDIELFAYSPHYILDGVGDIPF
- a CDS encoding acyl-CoA dehydrogenase family protein, with the translated sequence MTESFKDYLKTYQGILKNLFTDQDSPEEAEQQRGIPQKVLDEIEVLSPSAVSIPEAYGGKGSKPVEILSLLESTSYESLPLSLILGINGALFLEPLAKYGEEKLKKETFGIFLKNNSLGGLMITEPGYGTDALAMKTSWEKRSGGYAIAGEKHWAGLSGRADYWLMTAREKKGPSELKRDIDFFICDSSDPRQYVKPIETFSNLGLYMIPYALNQVDVEVPFHHRLIPQKSGIRLMQDLLHRSRMRFSGMATGFIHRMLDEAVRHTEQRMVSGKSLFSYDQVQKRLSDLQADFTISSAFCRHAAGISSIENDLSGKSLEANIHKTVLSDMMQNASQSLLQLVGAKGYKLSHIAGRSVVDSRPFQIFEGSNDVIYQQVADQFIKHMNLMKNFNMSSALKTHPLTSKIAERMKRMTGFSINPDMAQRKKVDFGRILGRITSLEWTLDLGLGGYDPALINQALESMTERIQSLLGSFQGGNRACYIPYEQRNANLWRETVPS